One part of the Anopheles coustani chromosome 2, idAnoCousDA_361_x.2, whole genome shotgun sequence genome encodes these proteins:
- the LOC131262733 gene encoding DENN domain-containing protein 2D-like, with protein sequence MSNQSAESIGAQDGGNSRVQKITEKFETLITSQKQQVITSPQLHSMHKSPAKRTGFERGDQRFSVPPPRELDVRRGIKRSQAFRRSTSQTGTMNGDNVPLTNASNLQLIHSESIREALNKPLPEGPPPEKPPRIVIQEKRTRDTLYGEHDSEHYEDVNMFIEVAFQEPENGLVRESSTREQISLKQPVSEEHRKRIRRLSRCAELNCYTQQYGTIRAYEVVEKRDATDDVQDKTPDTKGLIERYNKLCTVENAVIPAAQSLYNYCIVVGYDIMQNKPYVKSKYPPQKSLHKLIEVFVYPDNGALIRGSDQEYCIIITDYPQRLYGFCRRVLPESSEFCIPLTYCFVTKYNEPTVFYKLLQCIESQHGNGRVPEQLMEQFYNQKLPLAGEKISLTLPTCIDTHSLLRQKAFLPFTLTISRPKDLRLEKTELYDIFKCLGPDGLIEVFESLLLEKMVILFSEHLSLLASCVQGLLLILYPFQWQHILITIIPDHLQQMLEAPVPMLAGTLQPVPEQVWKSGEACYVNLDKRTVRTTKKEQFSILPSELKKPLRVSLGLVKAFEDSKGLASVLIGGAFIRFFVELFSNLDTYSYEKSQFLNGFDNQETKLFLNCFLETVMFADFLENWHASKLLKNTSHSAGSFDYSLFNSKITEKSQNKYWHTASFDEIIANSKLIERKGKTFMAKVKNLMKKS encoded by the exons ATGTCTAATCAATCAGCTGAATCGATCGGCGCGCAGGATGGAGGAAATAGCAGGGTGCAAAAGATTACGGAAAAATTCGAAACACTCATAACATCGCAAAAGCAACAGGTTATTACTTCACCGCAGCTCCACTCCATGCATAAATCTCCTGCCAAGCGGACGGGTTTTGAACGAGGAGATCAACGGTTCAGTGTTCCACCACCACGTGAACTGGACGTCCGAAGAGGAATAAAACGTTCGCAAGCCTTCCGCCGAAGCACCTCACAGACTGGGACGATGAATGGCGATAATGTTCCACTGACGAACGCTTCCAACCTGCAGCTTATCCATTCCGAAAGCATCCGTGAAGCCCTGAACAAACCGCTTCCGGAGGGTCCACCGCCAGAGAAGCCACCGAGAATCGTAATCCAGGAGAAAAGAACGCGTGACACATTGTATGGAGAGCATGATTCCGAGCATTATGAAGACGTGAATATGTTCATCGAAGTTGCCTTCCAAGAACCAGAGAATGGGCTAGTACGTGAGTCATCTACGCGGGAACAGATTTCCCTGAAGCAACCCGTTAGTGAAGAGCATCGCAAACGAATTCGTAGATTGTCACGGTGTGCGGAACTAAACTGCTACACCCAGCAGTACGGCACGATCCGTGCCTATGAAGTGGTAGAAAAACGGGATGCGACGGATGATGTGCAAGACAAGACACCCGATACCAAAGGATTGATCGAGCGTTACAATAAGCTCTGTACTGTCGAAAATGCTGTGATTCCTGCCGCGCAAAGTTTATACAACTACTGTATCGTTGTTGGGTACGACATTATGCAGAACAAACCGTATGTAAAAAGTAAATATCCGCCACAGAAGTCCCTGCACAAACTGATCGAAGTGTTTGTGTATCCCGACAATGGCGCGCTAATTAGAGGGAGTGATCAGGAATACTGTATAATCATCACCGACTACCCCCAGCGGTTGTACGGTTTCTGCCGGCGCGTTCTTCCGGAATCGTCCGAGTTTTGCATCCCATTGACCTACTGCTTTGTGACGAAGTACAACGAGCCGACAGTGTTTTACAAGCTGTTGCAATGCATCGAAAGTCAGCACGGGAACGGTAGGGTACCGGAACAGCTTATGGAACAGTTCTATAACCAAAAACTACCGCTGGCCGGAGAAAAAATATCGCTCACCCTGCCAACCTGCATCGATACTCACTCGCTACTCCGACAAAAAGCCTTCCTGCCCTTCACGCTGACTATAAGCCGTCCCAAAGATTTGCGGTTAGAGAAAACCGAACTGTATGATATTTTCAAGTGCCTCGGACCAGATGGTTTGATCGAGGTGTTCGAAAGCTTACTCCTCGAGAAAATGGTGATATTATTTAGCGAACATCTATCTCTGCTGGCGTCGTGCGTGCAGGGACTACTGTTAATACTCTATCCATTCCAATGGCAGCATATTCTGATAACGATCATTCCGGACCATCTGCAACAGATGTTAGAAGCACCAGTGCCAATGTTAGCCGGTACCTTACAGCCCGTCCCGGAACAGGTGTGGAAAAGTGGCGAAGCCTGCTACGTGAATCTCGATAAGCGAACGGTTCGCACTACGAAAAAGGAGCAATTTTCCATACTTCCGAGTGAACTGAAAAAACCGCTCCGGGTGTCCCTGGGGCTCGTCAAAGCGTTTGAGGATTCTAAAGGGCTCGCGAGTGTGCTGATCGGTGGCGCATTTATTCGCTTTTTTGTTGAGTTATTTTCCAATCTGGACACTTATTCTTATGAG AAATCCCAATTCTTGAATGGTTTCGACAACcaagaaacaaaactttttctcAACTGCTTCCTGGAAACGGTAATGTTTGCCGATTTTCTGGAAAACTGGCATGCCTCAAAACTTCTAAAGAATACTTCCCATTCAGCGGGCAGCTTTGACTATAGTCTCTTTAATTCAAAGATTACCGAAAAATCGCAAAACAAGTACTGGCATACGGCTAGCTTCGACGAGATTATCGCGAACTCCAAACTAATCGAacgcaaaggaaaaacttttatgGCGAAGGTGaagaatttaatgaaaaaatcctaa
- the LOC131265449 gene encoding chaoptin has product MTPITIANNPFKTLLLLACALSTVSCAWRACTDLDALLKIPCRCNIETAGNNSQHVYVNVNCDRTTLTAPFPNGIPIISFSQRSSGHQTLPDLSILNTSVRKLDFSNNALRSFGTKALFASVAQDLTELRLANNLLGDSLNPILSTDVLQALGSLKLLDLSGNHIIALEESIFDGNRRLVELYLDQNKIATVPVAALKELPGLKLLSLRSNRIDALEPDAFNFTNKLERLDLRNNRIRSIKSKAFASLANMKEVLLAGNQLSHLDERALVGMDMLQKLDLSDNLLPEFPSEALGSVVSLKVLNISLNNIAKLEFNHLAQLRNLQILDISRNTIATILPGTFREQLLLKYLDLSLNSLRTIEDDAFEGLDNLQTLILRDNNILLIPGSALGRLPKLSNLYLDFNRVAALSSSILKSIKPENIRYLSLSRNVIRELPGDSFAAFRKLIYLDISGNSLGVISEDTFKGLEGTLLEIKLSYNRIASLRKIALPKLRRLDLSSNNIDDLAIDSFHSLTSLLYLNVSGNEHIGQVTRTMIYPLTKLQVIDVSHCGLKTLQADLFHNNSDLRIAMLNHNQLKVIEEGTFLNLNNLFELSLAGNGLEHLKPRSFVNTVNLRTLNLRQNALHEMRADMFTTETALEVLDVSHNALKSFTVNTLKIHPRLRKILLAHNRLEVFPPELIAGLDHLEVIDLSGNRLSTIQQLDFGRLVNLRELYLRENVIDSVADMAFHNSSQLQVLDLAANKLERLSERSFEGTLRLDTLDLSDNKLTSLPDHVLAKSRVHRLERITLAGNKLMGVPVAAFGDQHESLQTLDLSRNAIREVPRASHMLMINAKNVDFSYNPLSPEAIATVLGQPKTVRALNLAGTGVRELPILETPYLRSLNLSHNNISAVSSKAFEKVTLLEQLDLSHNAIADADGLRDIWPKLGLLGYLDLSSNPIRTITATTFERLDGLTELYIRDLPEITRLEKNAFKPLKDLGVLEAYQFAKLGYIDVQGIVKELPVLAAVDIETKDANLESDQLQVIHHPKLHTLGLHGYALQSISSGAFAGLRNKYLTVRLHNTSLTALPPALLLPLPRSAHIDFSVAGSKVNTLTQPFLGSLDDRKNTIKIDGLATNPVRCDCQARAFRRWILAAKVNDVRCASPPAVAGKLLTEVGDIELVCEGKGSTTRTTMASSSTATTGSRTTPTISFYNYTSEVQMTKTAATTEHDIIWSMPPLSSSSSSSTTTRTKGSKSKIASAALPPLKKMPSANDDTLIIGIVGGVVVFIFLLIICICICRLKMNNDSYQHHHHQHHRGPPMAMGVPGTLQVNYTGGKKGQQAAAAAAAAAAMYPTLGPQYAQSYATLPYKPNGSPTQARPSYSTIGRIPYQYQNHSLMSSQSAHHHHQQSSGPGTLTHSSHNPYIVYQDDKVYR; this is encoded by the exons ATGACACCAATTACAATTGCCAATAATCCGTTCAAGACGCTGCTCCTACTCGCGTGTGCACTAAGCACCGTTTCGTGTGCGTGGCGCGCGTGCACCGACCTGGACGCGCTGCTCAAGATACCATGCCG ATGCAACATCGAAACCGCCGGTAATAACAGCCAGCATGTGTACGTGAACGTAAACTGCGACCGGACGACGCTAACGGCCCCGTTTCCGAATGGCATCCCGATCATTTCGTTTTCCCAGCGCAGCAGTGGCCACCAAACGTTACCG GATCTGTCCATTCTGAATACGTCGGTGCGAAAGCTTGACTTTTCCAACAATGCCCTCCGGTCGTTCGGCACCAAAGCCCTATTTGCCAGCGTGGCCCAAGACTTGACGGAGCTACGGCTGGCCAACAATCTGCTCGGCGACAGCCTGAATCCCATCCTGTCCACCGATGTTCTGCAAGCGCTCGGTTCGCTCAAACTGCTCGATCTGTCCGGCAACCACATCATCGCCCTGGAGGAGAGCATCTTCGATGGTAACCGGCGGCTGGTGGAGCTGTACCTTGACCAGAACAAGATTGCCACCGTACCGGTGGCCGCCCTTAAGGAGCTGCCCGGCCTGAAGCTGCTGTCGCTACGTAGCAATCGCATCGACGCGCTTGAACCGGACGCGTTTAACTTCACCAATAAACTGGAGAGGCTGGATCTGCGCAACAACCGTATCCGGAGCATCAAATCGAAGGCGTTTGCCAGCCTGGCCAACATGAAGGAGGTCCTGCTGGCGGGCAATCAGCTCAGCCACCTAGACGAGCGGGCCCTGGTTGGCATGGACATGCTGCAAAAGCTCGATCTGTCCGACAATCTGTTGCCCGAGTTTCCGTCGGAGGCGCTCGGATCGGTCGTGTCGCTGAAGGTGCTTAACATTTCGCTCAACAACATCGCCAAGCTGGAGTTCAACCATCTGGCGCAGCTGAGAAATCTGCAAATTCTAGATATCAGCCGCAACACGATCGCCACCATTTTGCCAGGAACGTTCCGGGAGCAGTTGCTACTGAAGTATTTGGACCTGAGTTTAAATTCCTTGCGAACG ATTGAAGATGACGCATTCGAGGGATTGGATAACTTACAGACGCTCATTCTTCGCGACAACAACATTCTACTCATTCCAGGCAGTGCGCTCGGTCGCCTGCCGAAGTTGTCGAACTTGTACTTGGACTTCAACCGGGTGGCGGCACTCTCGTCGAGCATTCTGAAATCGATCAAGCCGGAGAACATCCGTTATCTTTCGCTTTCACGCAACGTGATCCGCGAGCTGCCAGGGGACAGCTTTGCCGCGTTCCGCAAGCTCATCTATCTCGACATCTCCGGGAACAGTCTGGGTGTGATCAGTGAGGACACGTTCAAGGGTCTCGAGGGAACACTGCTGGAGATCAAGCTGTCGTACAATCGGATCGCCTCACTGCGCAAGATAGCGCTGCCCAAGCTGCGCCGGTTGGATCTGAGCTCGAACAATATCGACGATCTAGCGATCGACTCGTTCCACAGCCTGACCAGTCTGCTGTATCTGAACGTGAGCGGAAATGAGCACATCGGACAGGTTACGCGCACTATGATCTACCCGCTGACCAAGCTGCAGGTGATCGACGTGAGCCACTGCGGACTGAAGACGCTACAGGCCGATCTGTTCCACAACAATTCCGACCTGCGCATCGCGATGCTGAACCATAACCAGCTGAAAGTGATCGAGGAGGGTACCTTCCTGAATCTGAACAACCTGTTCGAGCTGTCACTTGCAGGGAATGGACTGGAGCACCTGAAGCCCCGATCATTCGTCAATACGGTCAACCTGCGCACGCTTAACCTCCGCCAGAACGCGCTGCATGAGATGCGGGCCGATATGTTTACTACCGAAACGGCTCTAGAGGTGCTGGACGTTTCGCACAACGCCTTGAAGAGCTTCACCGTGAACACACTAAAGATTCATCCACGATTGCGCAAGATTCTCCTGGCGCACAATCGACTGGAAGTGTTCCCGCCTGAGCTGATCGCCGGCCTCGACCATCTGGAGGTTATCGATCTGTCCGGTAACCGCCTGTCCACCATCCAGCAGCTCGACTTTGGTCGGCTGGTGAACCTACGCGAACTGTATCTGCGAGAGAATGTGATCGATTCCGTGGCGGACATGGCGTTCCATAACTCCTCGCAGCTGCAAGTCCTCGATCTAGCGGCCAACAAGCTCGAGCGGCTCTCGGAACGTTCGTTCGAGGGTACGCTTCGATTGGACACGCTCGATCTCAGCGATAACAAGCTAACGTCACTCCCGGACCACGTGCTGGCAAAGAGTCGCGTACATCGTCTCGAACGGATCACGCTGGCGGGCAATAAACTTATGGGAGTACCAGTGGCCGCCTTTGGCGATCAGCACGAATCTCTGCAAACACTGGACCTGAGTCGCAACGCAATTCGCGAGGTCCCGCGAGCAAGTCACATGCTGATGATCAATGCGAAGAATGTCGACTTCTCGTACAATCCACTGTCGCCGGAAGCGATCGCGACGGTGTTGGGGCAGCCCAAAACGGTGCGCGCTCTCAATCTGGCCGGTACGGGCGTTCGTGAGCTTCCAATCCTGGAAACACCGTACCTACGGAGCCTTAACCTATCCCATAACAACATCTCCGCCGTTAGCTCGAAAGCGTTCGAGAAGGTGACGCTCCTGGAACAGCTTGATCTCTCGCACAACGCGATCGCCGATGCTGATGGACTGCGGGATATTTGGCCAAAACTGGGTCTGCTCGGGTATCTGGACCTTTCGAGCAACCCGATCCGGACGATCACCGCCACAACCTTCGAAAGACTGGATGGCCTAACGGAGCTGTACATTCGCGACTTACCCGAGATTACGCGTCTTGAGAAGAACGCCTTCAAGCCGCTGAAGGACCTTGGCGTCCTCGAGGCTTATCAGTTCGCCAAGTTGGGTTACATCGATGTGCAGGGAATAGTGAAGGAGCTTCCGGTGTTGGCTGCAGTTGACATCGAAACAAAGGACGCCAACCTCGAGTCGGACCAGCTGCAGGTGATTCACCATCCGAAACTGCACACCCTCGGTCTTCACGGGTACGCTCTGCAAAGCATCTCATCGGGGGCATTTGCCGGGTTGCGTAACAAGTATCTGACGGTGAGGCTGCACAACACCTCACTGACGGCGCTTCCTCCGGCTCTACTGCTTCCACTGCCACGTTCGGCTCACATCGACTTTAGTGTCGCCGGGTCGAAGGTAAATACGTTGACCCAACCATTCCTGGGTTCACTGGATGACCGAAAAAACACCATCAAGATCGATGGGCTAGCGACGAACCCGGTAAGGTGCGACTGCCAGGCACGTGCCTTCCGGCGCTGGATTCTAGCGGCGAAGGTAAACGATGTGCGGTGCGCCAGTCCACCAGCGGTGGCGGGCAAGCTGCTAACCGAAGTCGGCGATATTGAACTCGTGTGCGAGGGTAAGGGTTCGACGACGCGAACGACGATGGCATCATCGTCCACAGCGACCACCGGTAGCCGGACAACACCCACGATTAGCTTCTACAACTACACCTCGGAGGTGCAGATGACAAAGACGGCCGCCACCACCGAGCATGACATCATCTGGAGCATGCCGCCACTgtcctcttcgtcgtcgtcctcgacGACAACGCGAACGAAAGGTTCGAAATCGAAGATCGCGTCCGCCGCGTTGCCCCCACTGAAGAAGATGCCATCGGCGAATGACGACACACTGATCATTGGCATTGTCGGTGGTGTCGTGGTGTTCATCTTCTTGCTCATCATCTGCATCTGCATCTGCCGGCTGAAGATGAACAACGATAGCTaccagcatcatcaccatcagcaccaCCGTGGGCCACCGATGGCAATGGGTGTCCCCGGTACGCTCCAGGTGAACTATACCGGCGGCAAGAAGGGACAGCAGGCGGCGGccgcggcagcagcagcggcagccaTGTACCCCACGCTCGGACCCCAGTACGCCCAGAGCTACGCCACGCTCCCGTACAAACCGAACGGGTCGCCGACGCAAGCCCGACCCAGCTACTCGACCATCGGGCGAATACCGTACCAGTACCAGAACCACTCGCTCATGTCCAGCCAGTCGgcacaccaccatcaccagcagTCGTCCGGTCCGGGAACGCTCACACATTCTTCTCACAATCCGTACATTGTGTACCAGGACGATAAGGTTTACCGATAG
- the LOC131263511 gene encoding uncharacterized protein LOC131263511 has product MSGGNDIFGNLDDFLENFDDNCLETSKLSDVENDFDRSAREGESSRGKATMGEAKGNGQKKKKDKTKKVPKQRATVNRMSASVRPSAASVPPVTVADSRSAASVPASDALISSAVPATSNAISTPFVAPSIPITTAPPSAPAPINGTNGISLLAEMQELAGMYAYCYLNPDPMVAMHLKNDRLYAPTKRSYTSLANNFHQKLPVTYTEIAKFRKRLEQVHAKLAQICSLIQVFISIRAQTSRRSTPAARRRSRRLVNTVQNSTVDSSVVITLDDDGPFNAPVPTSTTSGQDIPVIDVDALPNVITLDSEDETPPLESLRDEADNSFESENYEMRIKIKWVNRIEMFTLRKHQKFGDLIEKLATKEKADTKSILLNLNDRIIYADDTPDSIGYKTFQFISGRVLRDNAPIMTKTAASSNVNSISLKVQLANRKAPLRLQMDKNQTMIVLVIKCAEELKCKPEDIKLYFDGDLVDNGSKPEDLELEGDELLDIRLVR; this is encoded by the exons ATGTCCGGCGGAAACGATATTTTTGGGAATCTTGATGATTTCTTAGAAA ATTTCGATGACAACTGTCTTGAAACGAGTAAACTATCGGATGTCGAAAACGATTTTGATCGTTCCGCCAGAGAAGGGGAATCTTCTAGGGGCAAAGCAACCATGGGAGAAGCAAAAGGAAAtggtcaaaagaaaaagaaggacaaGACTAAAAAAGTTCCCAAACAACGCGCAACTGTTAACAGAATGTCTGCATCTGTCCGTCCGAGTGCTGCATCTGTTCCGCCCGTTACTGTGGCTGACTCTCGAAGTGCGGCGTCTGTTCCGGCGAGTGATGCCCTAATATCATCGGCTGTGCCTGCCACATCGAATGCCATATCTACACCTTTCGTTGCTCCAAGCATACCAATTACGACAGCTCCTCCCTCTGCTCCAGCTCCTATAAATGGAACCAATGGAATAAGTTTACTAG CTGAAATGCAAGAATTGGCGGGAATGTATGCTTATTGCTATTTAAATCCCGATCCTATGGTGGcaatgcatttaaaaaatgacc GTCTTTACGCTCCAACGAAACGCAGTTACACGTCCTTGGCCAATAATTTCCATCAAAAATTACCCGTAACCTATACTGAAATAGCGAAGTTTAGGAAACGATTGGAACAAGTCCATGCAAAGCTTGCACAAATATGTAGCTTAATTCAAGTATTCATATCGATACGTGCACAAACCTCAAGACGAAGTACTCCTGCGGCCCGTCGTCGTTCCAGACGATTAGTAAATACGGTACAGAACTCGACCGTTGATTCATCGGTTGTG ATAACACTAGATGACGATGGCCCGTTCAATGCACCAGTACCAACGTCGACAACGAGCGGACAGGACATTCCTGTTATTGATGTGGATGCGCTTCCAAATGTG ATAACATTAGATTCTGAAGACGAAACCCCACCCCTAGAGTCGTTACGTGACGAGGCCGACAACTCTTTTGAGTCAGAAAACTATGAAATGAGGATAAAAATCAAGTGGGTAAATCGCATTGAGATGTTCACTCTTCGCAAGCATCAGAAATTTGGCGATTTAATCGAAAAACTAGCTACGAAAGAAAAAGCGGATACTAAATCCATTTTGCTGAACTTGAATGACCGCATCATATACGCCGACGATACACCAGACTCTATCGGCTACAAGACATTCCAATTTATTT CTGGACGCGTTCTACGTGATAATGCTCCCATAATGACGAAGACAGCAGCGTCTTCCAACGTGAACAGTATTTCACTGAAGGTGCAACTCGCCAACCGGAAAGCGCCGCTTCGTCTGCAaatggataaaaatcaaaccatGATCGTGCTGGTAATCAAATGTGCCGAAGAATTGAAATGTAAGCCCGAGGATATAAAGCTTTATTTTGACGGCGATCTGGTGGATAACGGCAGCAAACCCGAAGATCTAGAGCTGGAAGGAGATGAACTTCTAGATATACGTTTGGTGCGCTAA
- the LOC131263266 gene encoding uncharacterized protein LOC131263266 translates to MSNQLQKLLNSCRLCGAETPDKIPILEEDEELYGDVAPLWKKIEECVGILVCKNDQMPKEICLQCIDKLNDFYEYRAVCAATNIQMRAILNSAPEDAARILMKNEPTEVTVLSGSEECVNEGAQACTTEDDTDTDTHDYFCDRLSTANNMEENPDTRSRRATSNDDRERIVRAYENGHMIKKIAEMFNFKRTTVGGIIQKYIKTGITHATVPRSLRKLTPEQAETVKQWRIADRTLSERKLASKISEVFGVKVTSTTVRRIIEPRKHYKKKTERKKKTEPTEVPMLSGSETCVNGGAQACTKEDDDAATKHFLGDRLSTAENVKEKPKARTHLVTSNGDRELIVRAFESGYMIKEIAEIFNFKRSTVGGIVQKYKRTGISHATERRIPCTKKLTPEQAESVKQWHTADRTLTYKKLASKVNEVFGVKVAPITICRVMKPRWHRKSKPKRAVRKKKTEPTEVPMLSRSEACVNGGAQACTTEGDDAATKPFLGDRLPTAENVEEKPKLCGHTKVDT, encoded by the exons ATGAGCAATCAACTACAAAAATTACTGAATAGTTGCCGTTTATGTGGTGCAGAAACTCCAGATAAGATACCCATCTTGGAAGAAGACGAAGAATTGTATGGAGATGTTGCCCCCTTgtggaaaaaaatagaagaatgTGTAGGGATACTG GTTTGCAAAAATGATCAAATGCCAAAGGAAATCTGCTTGCAATGCATCGACAAGCTGAATGATTTCTACGAATATCGCGCAGTGTGTGCAGCTACCAACATCCAAATGCGTGCTATTCTGAACTCAGCACCCGAAGACGCTGCCAGAATTTTG atgaaaaatgaacccaCCGAAGTCACGGTATTGTCTGGGAGTGAAGAATGTGTGAACGAAGGAGCACAAGCGTGTACCACGGAGGATGATACAGATACAGATACGCATGATTATTTTTGCGATCGACTCTCCACtgcaaacaacatggaagaaaACCCTGATACTCGATCTCGTCGCGCCACCTCAAATGACGATAGAGAGCGAATTGTGCGTGCATATGAAAATGGGCACATGATAAAGAAAATTGCCGAAATGTTCAATTTTAAGCGCACGACCGTTGGTGGTATtattcaaaaatacataaaaactGGGATCACCCATGCAACAGTACCACGATCTTTGAGAAAACTAACTCCAGAGCAAGCGGAGACTGTCAAACAGTGGCGTATAGCGGATCGCACTTTATCCGAAAGGAAGCTGGCCAGCAAAATAAGCGAAGTGTTTGGTGTAAAGGTTACCTCAACAACAGTTCGCAGGATAATCGAGCCTCGAAagcattataaaaaaaagactgAGCGAAAG AAGAAAACAGAGCCCACAGAAGTCCCGATGTTGTCTGGGAGTGAAACTTGTGTGAATGGAGGAGCACAAGCGTGTACCAAggaggatgatgatgctgctacAAAGCATTTTCTTGGCGATCGACTTTCTACTGCAGAAAAcgtgaaagaaaaacctaaAGCTCGAACTCATCTCGTAACCTCAAATGGTGATAGAGAGCTAATTGTGCGGGCATTCGAAAGTGGTTATATGATAAAGGAAATTGctgaaattttcaattttaagcGCTCGACCGTTGGTGGTATCGTTCAAAAATACAAGCGAACAGGGATCTCTCATGCAACAGAAAGACGTATACCATGTACGAAAAAACTAACTCCAGAGCAAGCGGAGAGTGTTAAACAGTGGCATACAGCGGATCGCACCTTAACCTACAAGAAGCTGGCCAGCAAAGTAAACGAAGTGTTTGGTGTAAAGGTTGCCCCAATCACAATTTGCCGGGTAATGAAGCCTCGATGGCATCGTAAAAGTAAACCTAAGCGAGCGGTACGAAAG AAGAAAACAGAGCCTACAGAAGTCCCAATGTTGTCTAGGAGTGAGGCTTGTGTGAACGGAGGAGCACAAGCGTGTACCACGGAGGGTGACGATGCAGCTACAAAGCCTTTTCTTGGCGATCGACTTCCTACTGCAGAAAACGTGGAAGAAAAACCTAAATTGTGCGGGCATACGAAAGTGGATACATGA
- the LOC131263267 gene encoding uncharacterized protein LOC131263267 gives MELFLSKNPLLVQVKPFRFVGFYKQIFKLELHFPQFPNTENHRTRIFRGSSEINACSNLSSIVEVDAFVVALFESLDQLLSKHNSIANSPTQQESVCLSNVALQILSIQQDYGLNVSFDKNLTRIEITGFDAANTHSLALQRTVEEQFKVINYTLPELAVTEIFKRQTTIHRHVQVFMDMLDQLEEFYNNLNTIDELCYVVLPMRIDTKTTYRVFKYNQKVFLKISLHPLQPEAVDLVFIGPTKQVADLREIYNEKQDEWDPECNVYTNLLRIFDIIAFPMRPTDQVDDGTNNEENCGICMGYRDDQNRIPIISCDNDKCSSIFHIDCLKEWFSTQRESKQFFTISIGHCPYCKHKISSSFEGMITLSA, from the exons ATGGAGCTGTTTTTGTCGAAGAATCCGCTCTTGGTACAAGTAAAGCCATTCCGTTTTGTAGGATTCTATAAACAG ATTTTCAAGTTGGAACTCCACTTTCCACAATTTCCAAACACCGAGAACCATCGTACCAGGATATTTCGCGGAAGCTCCGAGATAAACGCTTGTTCAAATCTTTCATCGATCGTCGAAGTAGATGCTTTTGTCGTAGCACTTTTCGAATCATTGGATCAACTTTTATCCAAACATAACTCCATTGCTAACTCTCCCACGCAACAAGAATCAGTCTGTTTGTCGAACGTGGCATTGCAAATATTATCGATACAACAAGATTACggtttgaatgtttcatttgaTAAGAACCTTACGCGAATAGAAATTACTGGGTTCGATGCTGCTAACACGCACTCTCTCGCCCTTCAACGCACAGTAGAGGAGCAGTTTAAAGTGATAAACTATACGCTTCCTGAACTGGCCGTTACGGAAATTTTTAAACGACAAACTACCATCCACCGCCATGTGCAAGTGTTTATGGATATGCTTGATCAACTGGAGGAATTTTACAACAACCTTAACACGATCGATGAGCTTTGCTACGTCGTACTCCCTATGCGCATCGATACAAAGACAACGTATAGGGTGTTCAAGTACAATCAGaaggtatttttaaaaatatcccTTCATCCTCTACAGCCAGAAGCTGTGGACTTAGTATTTATTGGTCCCACGAAGCAAGTTGCAGATCTTCGGGAAATATATAACGAAAAGCAAGACGAGTGGGACCCGGAGTGCAATGTCTATACAAACCTGCTGCGCATCTTCGACATTATTGCTTTTCCTATGCGACCTACCGATCAAGTAGACGATGGCACGAATAACGAAGAAAACTGTGGCATCTGCATGGGCTATCGGGATGACCAAAATCGCATTCCCATCATATCGTGTGACAATGATAAATGTTCATCTATATTTCATATAGACTGTTTGAAAGAG TGGTTTTCGACGCAGCGAGAAAGTAAACAGTTTTTTACCATTTCCATTGGTCACTGCCCGTACTGCAAGCATAAGATTTCATCTAGTTTTGAAGGCATGATTACTCTGTCcgcttga